GCTTCTCCGTCCCTTTCGTCCTTCCTCAGTTTCATCGATCTCCTTTTCTGTTTTTCTTCCTTTTGCACTTGTGTACAGTTTGCATCggatttttgttttatacttttttttctgCGGGAACAAGGAGATATTTGTACGGTGGAAAAgatagattttggataattcttttattttagatGTTTCGATTTACTGATTTCCTCCGATAACATCGCATGGAAAAAAAATTtgcgaattttttttttttgcgttgaCTTATATATTTGGGGGTTTATTTTGACTCGGTCAACGGAGTTCTAGGACTTTGTTTCTAGGTTTAGCTATTTGATTCGTTATATGAAATGTAAAGCTTTAACATTTTGACATATGTTCTATCTCAAGACTTTCTAGTTAGCTTTTGGGTTTTATATTGTCGGTGTAATGTAAAATTGTGTTTATATTATTACATATACAAAGTATGTAAAAGATGGGTTTTGTTCCTCTGCTAAACATATGCAGAAGAAGCGTAGTAAAAGGCATTGATTGTTTGAATGGAACAACCGAGTTACGATATCTCTCAAGACGAAGCACGTGAGTCTCTCATTGCCATCTCCTACACTTCACCGGAGGAGGTTGAAGAGTCTCTAACGTCCTCAGATGTGAAACCTATCGCCGCCACTACAACAAACGGAGTCGTCACTAAAAGAAACTCTGAAGATGCTGAAAAGCTCAGATCAGAGCTGATTTCCATCTCCTACGACGAGTCACCCTCACCCTCACCCTCACCAGTTGTAGCTGTCTGATAGGACTAATTGTACAGATCCAAAGTCTTTTCCTTTCATGCATTCGACATTGGTTTTGTTTGAAAGTTAAGACACTCTTCAACTATATGATTGAAAATTGACGAAAGTTTCTCTCTGTGTGTTACTTTTAGTTAAAGCTCTCTTGAGACTCATCGAATGATCTTTAACCAAAACAGTATAGAAATACAAATCTGATAAAAAAAGATAGGAAACATTGACAAGTAGCGAAAAGATTGAAACTGTAGCATGGGTTCTCTTGTTTTGCTTAGGACATACTGGCAAAGACAAAGAAACCCTAGTGAGCAGCGTCTTCCTCTTCGCAGAACTTGGTGTATTCCGTTGGACCCATCAAGGATTCCAACTCTGCGGGGTTGCTTGGTTTCACCTTTATCATCCAACCATCTTCGTAAGGGCTCGAGTTAATCTACTCAAATGAAAAACCAACATATAAGTTTTGATACGCACCACCACAACACACCACACACTTAGTTAACTGCTCAGATGAAAGGAAAAACTTACCAAGCCAGGTGAATCAGCGAGCTTTGTGTTAACCTCGATGACTTCACCAGAGATTGGAGATATAATCTCACTCGTTGCCTTAACACTCTCCACTGCTCCAAAGTTTTTCTCTTTGGTCACTGAAGTTTTTTCTTCAGGCAGCTCCACAAACACAACTTCTCCTAAATGATCCTGCACATCAccaaacatttttatataatctcCATCTTTAAGAAACTAATCTGATCTAAACTAGTTCTGATGAGCTCTGGTTTTTGTTACCTGGGCATGGTCACTGATGCCAATAGTAGCCACTGAGCCTTCATGTTTCACCCACTCATGTGAATTTGCATACTTAAGTCCTTCCAATACTTTGAAACCCAAAACACCAACCAAGActtaattatatgataaaaGAGTCCTAAAACAAGAGCAATGCCACACACAAGTTGTGTACAAtgatgatgttgttgttgttgtttatttttaccTGAGGAGAAGCATCTGGAGATGGAGAAAGCTGGAAGGAGATGAGATTTGGATGCAGAAGAAGAGAGCTTGAGAGCGTTTGCTGTTGAGGATGCCCACATTCTCAGTGCcatatttttctgttttctttctctctttttttttcttggttctGTTTTCTTTCTCAAAGGGAAGTGGGAAAATGGTAAAGAGAGGTCTTAGTggattttatttaacttttgtGCTTTCTATCTTCACGCATCTTTTAGATGTATGGCAGAAAACGAATGCCTCATCTTAATGTCATCGTCAAGAAAAATGTGACCCAAACCTTCCCTACAGTACGGAAGGTTTCAATTATACTCCTTTTGGAGGGGAAATGTTTTAAAAAGACCAAATAATTGGGTTTATTGTATCAATATTGGAACTTGTTGGCGTTTTTAGTAAATACGTGACATTATATATGTTTGGATTGTAAGTTGAAACATATAAAAACTGGATTCTAGCTATTTTTTGCtcaattacttttttttttgctcaattA
The Raphanus sativus cultivar WK10039 chromosome 1, ASM80110v3, whole genome shotgun sequence DNA segment above includes these coding regions:
- the LOC108854548 gene encoding glycine cleavage system H protein 3, mitochondrial, whose protein sequence is MALRMWASSTANALKLSSSASKSHLLPAFSISRCFSSVLEGLKYANSHEWVKHEGSVATIGISDHAQDHLGEVVFVELPEEKTSVTKEKNFGAVESVKATSEIISPISGEVIEVNTKLADSPGLINSSPYEDGWMIKVKPSNPAELESLMGPTEYTKFCEEEDAAH